The sequence ACCAAGTCAATCTCTCCTTTGCTCCGGAAATCCGCTGTTATTTGCGGAATCCGAAAAATTGATTGAACAGTCCGTCAGCATTCACTGGGCCTCCGGCTTTCTTGCCGGAAGCTCCCGGCGTGCCCTTTCCGGTCTTTGGGTGAAAGCCGAAAAACTTCTCAAATTCCTCCGCCATGGCAGCCGGGTCCGGAGCTGCATATGATTTCGGCTTCGCGCTTCCGGTCCGGCCGCCGCCGCTGCGGGTTCGGCCGCCTTCCGCCTGTTTCCCCGCTTCCTGACCCTGCTCCATCCTGACATCGTATGCCTGCCGCGAGGCTTCGCTGCGCAGCGTCTCATAGGCCTCATGAATCTGCTTAAACTTCTGCGCCGCT is a genomic window of Paenibacillus durus ATCC 35681 containing:
- a CDS encoding DnaJ domain-containing protein — protein: MADYYELLDVGRDASEAEIKRAYRKLAKKYHPDTNQGSKEAAQKFKQIHEAYETLRSEASRQAYDVRMEQGQEAGKQAEGGRTRSGGGRTGSAKPKSYAAPDPAAMAEEFEKFFGFHPKTGKGTPGASGKKAGGPVNADGLFNQFFGFRK